A DNA window from Thermosynechococcaceae cyanobacterium Okahandja contains the following coding sequences:
- a CDS encoding SEC59/DGK1/VTE5 family protein: MNVTAPLWAALWVTSWLGLVLLAAELVHYWFPNAKEWSRKVVHIGCGQVILIAYALRVPTHWGIIAAIIAAVVTLLSYRIPLLESISSVGRQSWGTFFYAVSIGTLMTLFWDTRPELAVLGILIMAWGDGLAALVGMTLGHHPFRVAGATKSWEGTLAMGFISTLVALLSLWPLAAQWWIAPVVGLSATLLELVAWRGLDNLTVPIGSALIAYALLLL, encoded by the coding sequence ATGAACGTGACAGCCCCCCTATGGGCTGCCCTGTGGGTCACCAGTTGGCTCGGACTGGTGTTGTTGGCAGCCGAACTGGTGCACTACTGGTTTCCCAATGCCAAAGAGTGGTCCCGCAAAGTGGTGCATATTGGCTGCGGCCAAGTGATTCTAATTGCCTATGCGCTGCGGGTGCCCACCCACTGGGGCATCATTGCCGCCATCATTGCCGCGGTGGTGACCCTGCTCTCCTACCGGATTCCCCTCCTTGAGAGTATTAGCAGTGTTGGTCGCCAAAGTTGGGGGACGTTTTTTTATGCGGTTAGTATCGGCACCCTGATGACGCTCTTTTGGGATACGCGGCCAGAATTAGCCGTCTTGGGTATTTTAATTATGGCCTGGGGAGATGGCCTCGCCGCCTTGGTGGGCATGACGCTGGGGCACCATCCCTTTCGTGTTGCTGGTGCAACCAAAAGCTGGGAAGGCACCCTTGCAATGGGGTTCATTAGCACCCTTGTGGCTCTGCTCTCCCTGTGGCCTTTGGCGGCTCAATGGTGGATTGCCCCCGTGGTGGGCCTCAGTGCAACGTTGCTGGAACTGGTGGCATGGCGCGGTCTCGATAACCTCACCGTGCCTATTGGCAGTGCCCTCATTGCCTATGCCTTGCTGCTGCTGTGA
- the hisA gene encoding 1-(5-phosphoribosyl)-5-[(5-phosphoribosylamino)methylideneamino]imidazole-4-carboxamide isomerase — protein MDVIPAIDLLAGQCVRLFQGDYAQVEVFDTNPVRMAEHWQALGAPRLHVVDLDGAKTGEPTNYPMIAAIVEALTIPVQVGGGLRSRQTVRELLALGVDRAILGTAALENPDLVADVAADFPERIWVGLDARQGYVATRGWLETSTVLATDLAQQMAAVGVAGFIYTDIQRDGTLQGPNLEALRQLLAATDRPVIASGGVSSLTDILSLFALHPHGLSGAIVGKALYTGAVDLKEALRAVGPGRWQDVPPQLGTSTWA, from the coding sequence ATGGATGTCATCCCCGCCATTGACCTGCTAGCAGGCCAGTGTGTCCGCCTCTTTCAGGGGGACTACGCCCAAGTAGAGGTGTTCGATACCAATCCGGTACGCATGGCTGAGCACTGGCAGGCTTTGGGGGCACCGCGCCTGCACGTTGTCGATTTGGATGGTGCCAAGACGGGTGAACCCACCAATTACCCCATGATTGCCGCCATTGTAGAAGCGTTGACAATTCCGGTACAAGTGGGGGGTGGGCTGCGATCGCGCCAAACGGTTCGGGAGTTGCTGGCTCTTGGCGTAGATCGCGCCATTTTAGGCACGGCGGCCCTTGAGAACCCCGACTTAGTGGCAGACGTGGCGGCTGACTTTCCCGAGCGGATTTGGGTGGGTTTAGATGCCCGCCAAGGCTATGTGGCCACCCGCGGCTGGCTCGAGACTTCGACGGTGTTGGCCACAGACTTGGCACAGCAGATGGCGGCGGTGGGGGTCGCGGGCTTTATCTACACCGATATTCAGCGGGATGGCACCCTGCAAGGGCCAAACCTTGAGGCCCTGCGGCAGTTACTGGCGGCCACCGATCGCCCGGTGATTGCCTCTGGCGGGGTTAGCTCCCTCACGGATATTTTGAGTCTGTTTGCCCTGCATCCCCATGGCTTAAGCGGGGCCATTGTAGGCAAAGCCCTCTATACCGGAGCGGTGGATCTCAAGGAAGCCCTACGGGCAGTTGGCCCAGGTCGCTGGCAGGACGTGCCGCCCCAATTAGGCACCTCAACGTGGGCCTAA
- a CDS encoding DUF6464 family protein, translated as MASPTDLPTELHLVHPRRSLGHVHLDWVPQPGCHVDHEGETYTVLERRHRYQFRGGRYQLQKIALYVQVSHPDAGDRHLVEEQWIIGDASCRWNAHSPLLRCAVNPNGPCENCREYRPRDC; from the coding sequence ATGGCCTCCCCGACGGATTTACCTACGGAATTACATCTGGTTCACCCGCGGCGATCGCTCGGGCACGTCCATTTAGACTGGGTGCCGCAGCCCGGCTGTCATGTGGATCATGAGGGTGAAACCTACACGGTACTGGAACGCCGTCACCGCTATCAGTTTCGGGGTGGGCGGTACCAGCTCCAGAAAATTGCCCTTTACGTCCAAGTGTCTCATCCAGACGCGGGCGATCGCCACCTCGTTGAGGAGCAGTGGATCATTGGCGATGCCTCCTGCCGTTGGAATGCCCATTCCCCCCTACTCCGGTGTGCCGTTAACCCCAATGGCCCGTGTGAGAATTGCCGCGAGTACCGCCCCCGCGACTGCTAG
- a CDS encoding transposase, protein MNQVLTISCKLKVSESQAAKLDATVDAFAKALNWVNQNTPEKIVNAVKLQSLCYHEIRARFGLSSNLAQQVCRRVAGSRKVARQKQRPVKAFKTGFVTYDARIFSFRERDWTVSLTTVDGRERFELAIGNYQRGMLKGSAPKSATLVKRQDGSYYIQICVASELPTPQDSDKVLGVDLGRTDIAHTSEGQHWDGQDVTKVRDHFANLRAALQHKASQGTRSSRRRCRQLLQRLSGREHRFQAWVNHNVSKRIVETARSLSASIAIEDLTGIRERTNQQPRSKTERRRSNSWAFHQLRLFVEYKAWRAGVKVYAVNPRYTSQMCHRCLHIHPDPNTSYRNGKRFECGHCGWQGDADFNGAKNIAALGALVNRPGGSGAMSCSLQDVVLRAAESPLRTA, encoded by the coding sequence ATGAATCAAGTCCTGACTATCTCCTGCAAGCTAAAGGTATCCGAGTCGCAAGCCGCAAAACTGGACGCGACAGTGGATGCATTTGCAAAAGCGTTGAACTGGGTAAACCAGAATACGCCAGAGAAGATAGTCAATGCGGTCAAGCTGCAATCCCTTTGCTATCACGAGATTCGTGCTCGGTTTGGCTTGTCGAGTAATTTGGCTCAGCAAGTTTGCCGTCGAGTTGCCGGGTCTCGTAAGGTGGCGAGGCAAAAACAACGCCCAGTCAAAGCATTCAAAACTGGCTTTGTTACCTATGACGCTCGCATCTTCTCCTTTCGTGAGCGGGACTGGACGGTCTCGCTCACGACCGTGGATGGTCGTGAGCGGTTTGAACTGGCCATCGGCAACTACCAAAGAGGGATGCTAAAGGGATCTGCCCCTAAGTCTGCAACGCTGGTCAAGCGGCAAGACGGCTCCTACTACATCCAGATTTGCGTGGCGTCGGAACTGCCAACCCCGCAGGATAGCGATAAGGTTTTGGGGGTGGACTTAGGACGTACAGACATTGCACACACGTCGGAGGGACAACACTGGGATGGGCAAGACGTAACCAAGGTTCGAGACCACTTTGCCAACTTGAGAGCCGCGCTCCAGCACAAGGCCAGTCAGGGCACACGCAGTTCGAGACGGAGATGCCGTCAACTGCTGCAACGGCTGTCTGGTCGCGAGCATCGGTTCCAAGCATGGGTCAACCACAATGTTTCTAAACGCATCGTTGAAACCGCTAGGTCTCTTTCTGCCAGCATTGCCATTGAAGATTTGACGGGCATTCGAGAGCGTACCAACCAGCAGCCTCGCAGCAAAACGGAACGCAGACGCAGTAATAGTTGGGCGTTCCACCAGTTGAGGTTGTTTGTGGAGTACAAAGCTTGGCGTGCTGGGGTGAAGGTTTATGCCGTTAACCCCAGATACACGTCTCAAATGTGTCATCGATGCCTGCATATTCATCCCGACCCCAACACGTCCTATCGGAACGGCAAGCGATTTGAGTGCGGGCACTGTGGTTGGCAGGGTGATGCTGATTTTAACGGTGCGAAGAATATCGCTGCATTGGGGGCGCTTGTAAACCGCCCTGGAGGTTCGGGAGCAATGTCTTGTTCGTTGCAGGACGTTGTTCTCAGGGCTGCTGAAAGCCCGCTCCGTACCGCTTAG
- a CDS encoding pentapeptide repeat-containing protein, protein MNNPVKISTLTEHFVTSLDAHGFLSRYAPAIINQNRAIELVKAYEAGQRDFRRVDLRGVTLEDVDLTGIDLSGADLSTASLTNVDLSEAKLIEAKFINAELTHVQLRQANLSRANLRGATLTHTPLVTATLRGTVLPNGRTSD, encoded by the coding sequence GTGAATAATCCCGTCAAAATCAGTACGCTTACCGAGCACTTTGTGACTTCCTTAGATGCCCACGGCTTTTTGAGCCGTTACGCCCCAGCAATTATTAACCAAAACAGGGCTATAGAACTCGTCAAGGCTTACGAGGCGGGTCAGCGTGACTTTCGTCGCGTCGATCTCCGGGGTGTCACCCTTGAGGATGTGGATTTGACAGGCATTGATCTGAGTGGGGCGGATTTATCCACGGCTAGCCTGACCAACGTAGATCTGAGTGAGGCCAAGCTGATTGAGGCAAAGTTCATCAATGCTGAGCTAACTCATGTTCAACTGCGCCAGGCTAACCTAAGTCGTGCCAATTTACGGGGGGCAACCCTCACCCACACTCCCCTTGTGACGGCCACACTGCGGGGAACCGTGCTCCCCAATGGCCGAACGTCAGATTGA
- the petM gene encoding cytochrome b6-f complex subunit PetM, with the protein MAEEIFNTAVISFTLVLVGLGAGYLLLRLTPDD; encoded by the coding sequence ATGGCAGAAGAAATTTTCAATACGGCAGTGATTTCCTTTACCCTTGTTTTGGTGGGTCTTGGGGCAGGTTACCTGCTGTTGCGCCTCACCCCCGATGATTAG
- a CDS encoding N-acetylmuramoyl-L-alanine amidase, which yields MRWSWLSSVGIGVLLGLPGMVVMAEPRLQVVYPPPQHTTTAPQIFFIGTAPPETAVEINGVVVGDRSPAGHFAPSLPLEPGVNPFRITAGDQVLEFTITRKVPTLPTTLTPLEPTVDLVRQPQDLVCFTATAPAQRAFSVRLDRHQLPLEPLPPQIQLPPNFAALIDQSTAVTQTSPLYRNCLQLNQIGDYGRLQWQMGDSITLEGARIQVANPAQLPVVEVTRALGGVARTGPGTDYSRLTPLPQGTRDRVQRQTGDWLQLAYGGWIRANEVQFLPSALPTTATIRSITSRQTSGWTEVIFPLDVPVPVAVQQGDRHLTLTLYNTIPQTDIIRLDADPVIQRLDWQMIGTDQVQYRFHLHHPQQWGYRLAYDQHRLVLQLRHPPQLQRGARPLTGLTILLDPGHGGPEDLGARGPDGTPEKAVTLTLAQKLAPELEALGATVILTRTADIDLDLPERIMAIEAAAPTLALSLHYNALPDAGDARNTQGIGTFWYHPQSHDLALFLEGYLSRELGRQQYGVFWNNLALTRPTVAPAVLLELGFMIHPEEFEWIVNPQAQQQLARTLAQGIRRWLEQATPRP from the coding sequence GTGCGATGGTCATGGTTATCTAGCGTAGGGATTGGTGTGCTCCTAGGTCTGCCGGGGATGGTCGTGATGGCAGAACCGCGGTTGCAGGTGGTCTATCCACCGCCGCAGCACACCACAACAGCGCCTCAAATTTTTTTTATTGGCACGGCTCCGCCGGAGACCGCTGTAGAGATTAATGGTGTTGTCGTGGGCGATCGCTCCCCTGCTGGCCACTTTGCCCCTAGTTTGCCCTTGGAACCCGGTGTAAACCCCTTCCGGATCACGGCTGGCGATCAGGTTCTAGAATTTACCATTACGCGCAAGGTACCGACACTGCCCACCACCCTCACACCGCTGGAGCCGACGGTAGATTTAGTACGGCAGCCCCAAGATCTGGTCTGCTTTACGGCCACCGCTCCGGCGCAGCGTGCCTTCAGCGTTCGTCTTGACCGTCATCAGTTGCCCTTAGAACCGCTGCCACCCCAAATTCAATTACCCCCGAACTTCGCCGCCCTCATTGACCAGTCCACTGCGGTCACTCAGACCTCGCCCCTCTACCGCAACTGTTTGCAACTCAACCAAATAGGGGACTATGGCAGGCTGCAATGGCAGATGGGGGACAGCATCACCCTAGAGGGTGCCCGCATCCAAGTGGCCAATCCGGCGCAGTTACCGGTGGTGGAGGTCACCCGTGCCCTTGGGGGTGTGGCACGCACAGGTCCCGGCACGGACTACTCCCGCTTGACACCCCTACCTCAGGGAACCCGCGATCGGGTTCAACGCCAGACGGGGGACTGGCTACAACTGGCCTACGGCGGGTGGATTCGCGCCAATGAGGTACAGTTTTTGCCCAGTGCCTTGCCAACGACGGCAACGATTCGCAGTATTACAAGTCGCCAAACTAGCGGCTGGACGGAGGTGATCTTTCCCCTTGATGTACCGGTGCCCGTTGCTGTGCAGCAGGGCGATCGCCACCTTACCCTCACCCTTTACAACACCATTCCCCAAACCGATATTATTCGCCTTGATGCCGATCCCGTCATTCAGCGCCTTGACTGGCAGATGATTGGCACAGATCAGGTGCAATACCGCTTTCATTTACACCACCCTCAGCAGTGGGGCTACCGCCTTGCCTACGATCAACATCGTCTGGTGCTGCAACTGCGGCACCCTCCCCAACTACAGCGGGGAGCACGCCCCCTCACGGGGCTAACTATTTTGCTGGATCCCGGCCATGGCGGTCCGGAGGATCTGGGAGCACGCGGTCCCGACGGCACACCGGAAAAAGCGGTAACCCTCACTCTTGCCCAAAAACTGGCACCGGAACTGGAGGCGCTGGGGGCAACTGTTATCCTCACCCGCACCGCCGATATTGACCTTGATTTACCGGAGCGGATCATGGCCATTGAGGCGGCAGCACCGACCCTTGCCCTCAGTTTGCACTACAATGCCCTACCGGATGCGGGTGATGCCCGTAACACCCAAGGGATTGGCACCTTCTGGTACCATCCCCAGAGCCACGACTTGGCGCTATTTTTAGAAGGCTACCTCAGCCGTGAGTTGGGACGGCAGCAGTACGGGGTATTTTGGAATAACTTGGCGCTAACGCGCCCGACGGTGGCTCCGGCGGTTCTTTTAGAGTTAGGGTTTATGATTCACCCAGAAGAATTTGAGTGGATTGTGAATCCGCAGGCGCAGCAGCAGCTTGCCCGTACCTTGGCGCAAGGAATTCGCCGCTGGCTGGAGCAGGCCACCCCAAGGCCCTAG
- a CDS encoding single-stranded DNA-binding protein produces MNSCVLFAEVIEAPELRYTQENQMAVATMVVQFQGPRSEEPPMSLRVVGWGGLGQKMQAECHVGDRLILEGRLKMDTIDRAEGFKEKRAELVVSRFYAVEGNVVDHSAQSATAVEPPTAYSAPPAAVTPPPPPEDLNLDEVPF; encoded by the coding sequence ATGAATAGCTGTGTCCTCTTTGCCGAGGTGATTGAAGCGCCGGAATTGCGCTATACCCAAGAGAATCAGATGGCAGTGGCCACAATGGTGGTGCAGTTTCAAGGCCCTCGCAGCGAAGAGCCGCCGATGAGTTTGCGGGTGGTGGGTTGGGGCGGCCTAGGTCAGAAAATGCAAGCGGAGTGCCACGTGGGCGATCGCCTCATCCTTGAAGGCCGCTTGAAGATGGATACCATTGACCGCGCCGAAGGGTTTAAGGAAAAACGCGCCGAATTAGTGGTGAGTCGTTTTTATGCGGTGGAGGGCAATGTGGTGGATCACAGCGCCCAGAGCGCAACAGCGGTGGAACCCCCGACCGCCTATAGCGCCCCGCCAGCCGCCGTCACGCCGCCCCCGCCACCGGAAGATTTGAACCTCGACGAGGTGCCCTTCTAG
- a CDS encoding glycosyltransferase family 2 protein: MGNLPPTLSIVIPCFNEEANLDALFQELLPVLAHLQLPYEIICVNDGSRDRTLSVLLQWRDRHPTIKVLDLSRNFGKEIALTAGIDAASGLAVIPMDADLQDPPAVIPALVERWQQGADVVYATRRRRQDSWLKRWSAAAFYAVLQGLSSVPIPANTGDFRLLDRRVVEALKQLPERGRFMKGLFSWVGYRQTAVYFERPSRHQGSSKWSYWQLWNFALSAIFAFSVKPLQVWLYVGLAVSGVALLYALWLVVRTLLFGADLPGYPSLMVAILFMGGVQLLTLGIIGEYIGRIYDEVKQRPLYLVRDRYGFAAKSAPDSDPAH; the protein is encoded by the coding sequence ATGGGGAACCTGCCGCCCACCCTCTCGATTGTCATTCCCTGTTTTAACGAAGAAGCCAATCTGGACGCACTGTTTCAAGAACTGTTGCCAGTCTTGGCGCACTTACAATTGCCCTACGAAATTATTTGTGTTAACGATGGCAGTCGCGATCGCACCCTCAGTGTCCTGCTCCAGTGGCGCGATCGCCATCCCACGATTAAGGTGCTGGATTTATCCCGCAACTTTGGCAAAGAAATTGCCCTCACTGCCGGCATCGATGCTGCCAGTGGCTTAGCCGTCATTCCCATGGATGCGGACTTACAGGATCCGCCCGCCGTGATTCCGGCACTTGTGGAACGTTGGCAACAGGGAGCGGACGTGGTTTATGCCACCCGTCGCCGCCGCCAAGACTCGTGGCTGAAGCGCTGGAGTGCCGCTGCCTTTTATGCCGTGCTCCAAGGGCTGAGTTCTGTGCCCATTCCCGCCAACACCGGCGACTTTCGGCTGTTGGATCGGCGGGTAGTGGAGGCCCTTAAGCAACTGCCAGAGCGGGGACGCTTTATGAAGGGACTGTTTAGTTGGGTGGGGTATCGCCAGACGGCGGTGTATTTTGAGCGACCCTCCCGCCACCAAGGCAGTAGCAAGTGGAGTTACTGGCAACTGTGGAACTTTGCCCTCAGCGCCATTTTTGCCTTTAGCGTTAAACCCCTGCAAGTGTGGCTCTACGTGGGCTTGGCCGTCTCGGGGGTGGCGCTCCTCTACGCCCTGTGGCTAGTGGTGCGCACGCTCCTGTTCGGGGCGGACCTGCCGGGCTACCCCTCCCTGATGGTGGCCATTTTGTTTATGGGGGGGGTGCAACTGCTCACCCTTGGCATCATTGGCGAATATATTGGCCGCATTTACGATGAAGTGAAGCAGCGCCCCCTCTACTTGGTGCGCGATCGCTACGGTTTTGCCGCTAAATCTGCCCCAGATAGCGATCCAGCACACTAA
- a CDS encoding alpha/beta hydrolase: protein MFELLRSHTLTTRLGEVAYTTNTPQGGAPPLFFWHGLGGGSSAYEWSAVYPAFAAEYPVFALDLPGWGASVHGDQPYTLAAYVDHLGECLDQLAPEPAVVVASSLTAAFAVQAAIAQPQHFRALILVCPTGLSDFGQDYRQSLIAQVARQPYLDLAFYRLAVANPLGVQSFMVNQQFARPARISPEMVATYTQVAQAAGAEVAALAFVRGDLCCDLSHSLPHLRVPTYMVWGEQAKLPPLSVGQRLAQLNPDAIRAFDVLPDVGLTPQLECPAVMVSVLDRYLGQI, encoded by the coding sequence ATGTTCGAGTTGTTGCGATCGCACACCCTCACGACTCGCCTTGGCGAGGTCGCTTACACCACGAATACTCCCCAGGGGGGGGCGCCACCGCTCTTTTTTTGGCACGGGCTGGGGGGTGGCTCAAGTGCTTACGAATGGTCGGCGGTATATCCGGCCTTTGCGGCGGAGTATCCGGTGTTTGCCCTCGATTTGCCCGGGTGGGGGGCGTCTGTCCATGGGGATCAGCCTTACACGCTGGCGGCCTACGTTGACCACCTAGGGGAATGTTTAGACCAGTTAGCCCCTGAGCCAGCGGTGGTGGTTGCGTCGTCGCTGACGGCAGCCTTTGCGGTTCAGGCGGCGATCGCCCAGCCGCAGCATTTTCGCGCCCTGATTCTGGTGTGTCCAACGGGGTTATCGGATTTTGGTCAAGACTACCGTCAGAGTTTAATTGCCCAAGTGGCGCGCCAGCCCTATCTTGATTTGGCCTTTTACCGGCTGGCGGTGGCCAATCCCTTGGGGGTGCAGTCATTTATGGTAAATCAGCAGTTTGCCCGCCCCGCTCGCATTAGCCCGGAAATGGTGGCCACTTACACCCAAGTTGCCCAAGCCGCAGGTGCAGAGGTGGCGGCCTTGGCCTTTGTCCGCGGTGATCTCTGCTGCGATCTGAGCCATAGTCTGCCCCACTTACGGGTGCCGACCTATATGGTGTGGGGCGAGCAGGCCAAACTCCCGCCCCTGTCCGTGGGACAACGCCTTGCCCAACTGAATCCCGACGCGATTCGGGCCTTTGATGTTCTTCCTGATGTGGGGCTAACACCACAGTTGGAGTGCCCGGCGGTAATGGTTAGTGTGCTGGATCGCTATCTGGGGCAGATTTAG
- the secE gene encoding preprotein translocase subunit SecE, with amino-acid sequence MTKSTEGEKPSTGFNPSEFFRETKEELNKVVWPDRQRLIGESAAVILIVSLSAAVIYLVDELFRWLAQLIF; translated from the coding sequence GTGACCAAAAGCACCGAAGGCGAAAAGCCCAGCACTGGCTTCAACCCCAGTGAGTTTTTCCGCGAAACCAAGGAAGAACTCAACAAAGTGGTGTGGCCAGATCGCCAGCGTTTAATTGGCGAATCTGCCGCTGTCATTTTAATTGTCTCCCTTTCGGCAGCGGTCATTTACTTGGTAGATGAACTGTTTCGCTGGTTGGCACAACTCATTTTCTAG
- the nusG gene encoding transcription termination/antitermination protein NusG produces the protein MVSEFTDYDQPNEHLSDTDGESVASAKRFWYAVQVASGCEKKVKSTIEQRLHTLDVADRIFRIEIPQTPVIKIKKDGSRQTIEEKVFPGYVLIQVRAQQSPETGEWQIDDEAWQVIKNTPNVINFVGAEQRRSTGRGRGHVKPMPLSPTEVDRIFRKVQEQEPVHRIDLNSGDKIKVLSGPFKDFEGEVIEVSAERSKLKALLSIFGRETPVELEVNQVEKEG, from the coding sequence ATGGTTAGCGAATTTACCGATTACGATCAACCTAACGAGCATCTCAGTGACACCGATGGCGAATCCGTTGCATCGGCCAAGCGCTTTTGGTATGCGGTGCAGGTCGCTTCCGGCTGCGAAAAAAAAGTAAAAAGTACGATCGAGCAGCGGCTGCACACCCTTGATGTGGCGGATCGCATTTTCCGCATTGAAATTCCCCAAACGCCGGTGATCAAAATTAAAAAAGACGGCTCGCGGCAAACCATTGAAGAAAAAGTGTTCCCGGGCTATGTCCTCATTCAAGTACGTGCCCAACAGTCACCGGAAACGGGTGAGTGGCAAATTGATGATGAAGCGTGGCAGGTGATTAAAAACACCCCGAACGTCATTAATTTTGTTGGTGCCGAACAGCGCCGCAGCACCGGTCGTGGCCGTGGTCACGTCAAGCCCATGCCCCTGAGTCCTACGGAAGTGGATCGCATCTTCCGTAAAGTCCAAGAGCAGGAACCCGTGCATCGGATTGATCTCAACAGTGGTGATAAGATTAAAGTTCTCAGTGGCCCCTTCAAAGATTTTGAAGGCGAAGTCATTGAAGTCAGTGCTGAGCGCAGCAAACTCAAAGCCTTACTCTCGATTTTTGGCCGCGAAACACCGGTTGAACTCGAGGTGAATCAAGTGGAAAAAGAAGGATAG
- the rplK gene encoding 50S ribosomal protein L11, protein MAKKVVAIIKLAIQAGKANPAPPIGPALGQHGVNIMMFCKEYNARTADQVGTVVPVEISVYEDRSFTFVLKTPPASVLIQKAAGIEKGSGEPNKKKVGSITRAQLREIAEKKMPDLNANDIEAAMRIIEGTARNMGVTVTD, encoded by the coding sequence ATGGCGAAAAAAGTCGTCGCAATTATTAAGTTGGCGATTCAAGCAGGTAAAGCTAACCCTGCCCCCCCCATTGGCCCGGCATTGGGTCAGCACGGCGTGAACATCATGATGTTCTGCAAAGAATATAATGCCCGCACCGCCGATCAAGTGGGTACCGTGGTGCCCGTGGAAATTTCGGTCTATGAAGATCGCAGTTTTACCTTTGTCCTGAAAACCCCACCTGCTTCGGTGCTCATCCAGAAGGCCGCAGGCATTGAAAAGGGGTCAGGGGAGCCAAACAAGAAAAAAGTGGGCAGCATTACCCGTGCCCAACTGCGGGAGATTGCCGAGAAAAAAATGCCGGACTTAAACGCCAACGACATTGAAGCGGCAATGCGCATCATTGAAGGGACGGCCCGGAATATGGGGGTCACCGTTACCGACTAA
- the rplA gene encoding 50S ribosomal protein L1: MPKVSRRLRELYAKVEDRPYLPLEALQLLKETATAKFPESAEAHIRLGIDPKYTDQQLRTTVALPKGTGQTIRVAVIARGEKVTEANAAGADIAGSEELIEEIQKGRMDFDLLIATPDMMPQVAKVGRILGPRGLMPSPKAGTVTFDLPQAIAEFKAGKVEFRADRTGIVHVLFGKANFSVEDLLVNLKALQEAIDRNRPSGAKGRYWRSVYVAATMGPSIQVDINALRDLKLAEVA, encoded by the coding sequence ATGCCTAAAGTCTCGCGACGACTACGTGAACTCTATGCCAAGGTAGAGGATCGCCCTTACCTGCCCCTTGAGGCACTGCAACTGCTCAAGGAAACGGCCACCGCCAAATTTCCGGAATCGGCAGAAGCCCACATCCGCCTAGGGATTGATCCCAAATACACGGATCAGCAACTGCGTACCACCGTGGCGCTGCCCAAGGGAACGGGGCAAACCATTCGGGTGGCGGTGATTGCCCGCGGTGAGAAAGTGACGGAAGCTAATGCCGCTGGGGCGGATATTGCTGGCTCTGAGGAGCTAATTGAGGAGATTCAAAAGGGGCGGATGGATTTTGACCTGCTCATTGCCACGCCCGATATGATGCCCCAAGTGGCCAAAGTGGGTCGGATTCTGGGGCCACGGGGGCTGATGCCCTCGCCTAAGGCCGGCACGGTGACGTTTGACTTGCCGCAGGCGATTGCCGAATTTAAGGCGGGTAAGGTGGAATTCCGGGCTGATCGCACCGGGATTGTCCACGTCCTCTTTGGCAAAGCCAACTTCAGTGTCGAAGACTTGCTAGTGAACCTAAAAGCCTTGCAGGAAGCCATTGACCGCAACCGTCCCAGCGGTGCCAAGGGGCGCTACTGGCGCAGTGTCTATGTGGCGGCAACGATGGGGCCGAGTATCCAGGTGGATATTAATGCCCTGCGGGATCTGAAGCTAGCGGAAGTGGCCTAA
- the rplJ gene encoding 50S ribosomal protein L10 encodes MGRTLENKKQIVAELKERLSHTQMALVIDYQGLTDSELKDLRQRLRKCNASCKVTKNTLMELAVKDSEHWQPMTQFLHGPSAFLLATDDLGGAIKAYQEFQKATKKTALRGGVLEGRALDEAQVKAIGDLPSKEQLMAQIAGALNAVTAKIAIGIKEVPASLARATQAIADKEAA; translated from the coding sequence GTGGGACGCACGCTAGAAAACAAAAAACAAATTGTGGCGGAACTCAAAGAGCGGTTGAGCCACACCCAAATGGCCTTGGTGATTGACTACCAAGGTCTTACCGACAGTGAACTGAAGGATTTACGGCAGCGCTTGCGCAAGTGCAATGCCAGTTGCAAAGTCACTAAAAACACGCTGATGGAATTGGCGGTCAAAGATAGTGAGCACTGGCAGCCGATGACCCAGTTTTTGCACGGGCCGTCTGCGTTTTTGCTGGCCACGGATGACTTGGGGGGTGCCATCAAGGCCTACCAAGAGTTCCAAAAAGCCACCAAAAAGACCGCCTTGCGAGGTGGCGTGCTCGAAGGACGCGCCCTTGATGAAGCGCAAGTGAAGGCCATTGGCGATCTGCCCTCGAAAGAGCAACTCATGGCGCAAATTGCCGGTGCCCTCAACGCTGTCACTGCCAAGATTGCCATCGGCATCAAGGAGGTTCCTGCTTCCTTGGCGCGGGCAACGCAGGCGATCGCCGACAAAGAAGCGGCATAG